The DNA region aaaaaaaatactgtttcactttttatacacagcagaaaaatgtcccaACTTGCTTTTGTGCCTCTTTCATTGAAAGTCTATGCCAATAAATCAGTGCAAATATCGATAAttcaacatttctttcaaaaaccTTTGTATGGCCTATGTCATACATAAGATACTAGGTGGAACCCCCACATCAGCACTTTCAACGGCTTTTCTCGGCTTGTCTCCTCATGATGTAAAACCAAAGTTACGTTACCTTTAAATAAAAGCTGCTCAGTGTGTTGACAGATGAAGAGACGGACTCCAGAGGGTTGACATGTAACATGTCCTGTCTGTCCCTCAGTGAGCAGGCGGCCAACATAAGGGAGACGGCAGACGCAGCGAAGGCAGCCCTGGATGAGGCCGAGCGTGCTCAGACTATCGCCATGGACGCCATCCAACTGGCCCAGAACAACACCAGGGGCACCCTGGACCTGCTGACCTCTGTGAGCGcaacctctgacctctgagaTCACCGTGCGGTGACGATGCAGGGGTGGCTGTGGGAGCACTTTCGTTAAAAATCTGAACGGATATGATGAATGTCACTGGCTTGAGGCAGCGACTACTGACTGTGTTCTATTTTTAATTCCATTTATCGGTCACTGAAAATACCAATATTGAACAAAATCATAAAAGCACAGGGACAGGGGGAGATACAGGGACGGCCAttaaaacaaaacgaaaaaaaaaaaaccccaaaaacagtTGCTTTAGATTAGATCAGAGACCaagtctgacatttttacagCCTAGTGTTAGCACATTATATAAAAGATTGTTTTAATCATCAATGATCAATATGAAtctattatttttgtctgtaagatttcaaaaatgttgagGGCCAGCACAGTTTATCTGAGGCCAAAGGGATGTGTTAAAATGACTCACTTCACCTGACTAAGTATCAAAAAACTTTCACGTTTCGAGAAGCttcaacaaacaaatgtttggtatttacGACGAAGGActgactgaaattattaatcagttaatacaaataattaaaaaagaaattttctctgtttcaaaacttcaaaaaaaaacatttctaccaCAGAGAAACTTAGCTCTCTCACTTGCTGATTTGAAAGTTAACAACTTTCaatgtctttaattttattGGATTGGAGGCAAAAATGCCATTTTGTTTAACATCTGGACatagttaaatgttaaatgttctACTGATAAATGACCAGTTTCCTATTTTCTTCTActttaacgtgtgtgtgtgtgtgtgtgtgtgtgtgtgtatcaggtGGAGTCTGAGACGGCCTCGTCGGAGCTGAAGCTCAGTAACACCACGGGTCGTCTGGTTCACCTGGAGAGGGAGGTCGGCCTGCTGAGACAGAACAACCTGGAGGTGAACCGGCTGGCAGAGACGGCCGACTGGATCACCGACCAGGCCAAAGAGGACGCAGAGGAGGCCCAGCAGGtctcacacgcacgcacacacacacacacacacacacacacacagtgcacacatcCTTACCTTTTGAAATGTCGTACATTTGAATATGGGATAAGGAGAACCACTTTAAATCCGACTGATCAGAAAAACACTTCTAGCACGCACAAAAATGCTTCAATCTGCTGCTTTCATCCCTGTaatgcttatgtgtgtgtgtgtttaggagtTTGAGGTGGAGGTGAAAGATAGACTCGAGGAGGTGACGGACCTGGTGGAGGATAAAGGGGAGTCGGTGCTGCAGGCGAGGAGGAAAGCGGATGAACTGCAGCAGGAGGCCAAAGAGCTGCTCACCCAGAGCAGCAGCAAGCTGCAGAGACTCGGAGGTAGCCGTTTAAATATTGCACGTTCTTGTTacggtgtgtttttttttggcatgcCCTGCACactagtttgtttgttttaaattcatgCATTTCTGAGATGTTAGAAGTGCGGAGTTTAAGGAAAAAGAGTCCTCGCACTGAATATTGCAAGCTCCCGAAAGTTTAGCAAGGCAAAGTTTTGTGAGCAGACATCcaggtttattttgtttctctgtcgATTTACGAGGGACAGTGCACATTGATCAACACTGACGTTTAACAGCATCAGTGTCAATGTTCTGGGATCAGTGCAACAGCTAATTTATACCCGTAGTCCCCACACAtctgaaaactgatttttaaaaaagaaaaaagaagcatcAGTATATGTAAACACACCCAAATGAAAGCTGAACCTACAAATATACAGTCTatgataaataatataaatctcCACATGAAAAATACTCCCATAGcctcaaaaactgtaaaaatatatttataattgtcCTAAAATAGGCTTTAATTAATGTAGGATCTCCTGTatgtaatgtacatttttacagatGGACAATGTAGTGATGGTGGATGAGAAAAGAATACACCTGTAGATAGCATAAATATTTACGGATTTGTCCTTTTTGCCTTGTTTAGGGAGCTTGTAACAATCTATGTGTAGACTTCCCTATTTGAGCCTTTATATGCCAATTTTGTTCGTCGGCTGGGGCTGGATGTCCACACTAGGGCTGCGATGTCATTTTCACCTTAACGATCGATTAATCCAATTTGTTCGTTTAGTCGTTAAAACTGTCTAAAATGTGTCATTACAATTCCCCAGAgttccaaggtgacatcttcgGGTGTCTTGTCTTGTTCTTTTCTAACAGTCCaagacccaaagatattcagtttacgatattaaaacatagaaaagcagCTGCAACCGGAGAATTGggaattcttcttcttctcatctctcctctatcctttttttaaaaatttctgttTCCTGTTACCGTTGGCTGCTGTTATCATCTATTATTCCCACCGATAAAGACAATTGACAGTATAGACaatagaaaaagtgaaaacagtaaacatgatgcaataaaaataataaaaactgatcaCAAATCATCAGCACGCAGCGATATGTGTACAAACAAATGGgcacatgaaataaataaagtatcaGCCTGCTCTATGCAGACGCTTTCTATTAATGTGTCCGTCAGAGCCAGATCACACTTGTACGAAACACAACAGTGGTGCCACATGTgcgtttctgtgtttctcagaACTGGAGAGCTCCTACGAGGCCAACCAGCGCCTCCTGGAGGCCAAAGCTGCAGAGCTGGCCGAGCTGGAGCGAACCGTCCGCCAGATCCTGGAGGAGATCAGCCACAAGGTGACGCTGTACAGCACCTGTCTGTGATGATCACCCGGGCGCCTGCTCCCGGATGATTCCCAGAGCATTAGGACCAAACACTGAATGATGTTTGACACTGTCAGCACCCAAAGTTTTGATTGTGTATGAGCCCGCAACTTAACACAAGTATAAGCATATCGGACAATCGTGCAAAGAAGTATTTTAACGATGGAAACGAGCTTTAAAGTTGCCAAAGACCATTAAAGTACTGAAGTCCTAAAGGAAACCACTGAAAGCCAATGTGACCTCAGTGCTAGAAACTAGAGAATATAGAACAATGTATCTGTGTAAACTCTTTGTATTTAAATACTCCACTGGACATATTTGaaggaaatattaaagttttatatAAGCCCAAAGATATGAGTCTGGACCAAAAGGCATTTGTGAAAAAGTGCTGTAACTATgaacaaataataaattttgatttgaagATGAAGTTACTGAcgcgttttgttttttttccttcttcttctatTTGCTGGATGGTAGAGCACCtagaaaatatctgtaaaatgtccccGTGTTTTGATCAGGAATTCATGCAATAAAACTGAACCTTTTTCATATTACAGTCAAATCAGACAATTAACACAAAATTCAGCAAGTGGCCAAAAATAGATAAATGTAGTATGGAAAGTGAGGCATTTTTAGGCCTTTTTAATGGCAGCAAGATTCAGGACTAattccactgctgaaaatattcAAGATTTCTCCCCGGAAGCAGTTTAACAGAGGTGGTAACCCACCACCAAGATCCCTACTCTTCTAATCTtgtaatcagtttttaaaaaaaaatggaattattGACGGCCTAAACAGTTCAATACACTCATGAAGTTGAGAAAAAGGGGTTGAGGACGGTTGACGCTCCCAAACTCTGTATACAAGAGGAAacatatttgaattatttagcATTCAGAGGAAAGTTTATTCCTGTTAAAATAGGTCAAGCTTCGTGAAATAAGAACAAATTCCATGCAAAAGGGGAAACAAGGCTACAACACAGGCCCGACTCACGCAGATGGACTTAGGTGTCATCCGCTGTTCATCCCTTAAGTTTGTCAAATGGAAACCTGCGTTACTTGTATAACGACTTTACTTCTCAGGATCTCGCACACGGTGGTTCACAGGACTGTTTTCAGACCTTCAGCTCACTCTAGAAAAGTGGCAGCGCGTTGTTATGGCTCTGTTGTTAGGTAGCGCTTCGAACAGCACAGCAATAGCAGCGTTTATGTAGATTTCATGCGTTTGTAATAGCAGCACAAAGTTCAGACAGACATGGGGTTTTAAAGACCGACGCCGACACCGATATTGTTGATGTGAAGCTGCAGATGAccgatgcccccccccccattttaaAGCCTAAAAAATAATTACTCAGCGTTTTCTTCAAAGTCGTGTTGTTGGGAGCAAAccctgaaataaaaactgaatccACGCTATCATGGGGCAaatgaaagacattttaatcAGCTTTTTGGATGATTTTTAGCAGCCTGATAAGGCATGGTGAGGCAGGTTTGACAGACTGACAAGACTGAAGATGCAGAGGAAAATCCTCCCACAACACACTGGAATGACCTTTGCTTTCAGACATCTGATGTAAACACATATGGAGAGAAACCGTCACATATGAAGCCAAAGACCTGCACGATCTTAAATCAAAATAGTATCTCCTTTAATTGTTCAAAACTCAAATACCCTTTGCCAAgctccaaaataaaaatgtacaacttTACATGAGGACTGTAAAgtgctttggattttttttttctgtgactcaTGTGGGTAAAGAGTTAAGGCAAACCGCAGCTTCTGGCTCTAGTCTCTGCTGCGCGGGTTACGTGGTGCTGGAGCACCTTCCATAGGAGCCGAGCTGGGAACCGAGAGCAGCTGGCCGGCGTGCATGCGTTCATTGACGCGCAGCTGGCACCCGTCCTTCAGCATGCGAAGAGCTATCCTGGCAATGTTGCGCGAGTCGTCCAGCCCAGAGTGGGGGCGACCTTCGTACTTCAGACCCAGCTTCTCCAGCATGGTGCTCAGCTTCGTCTGTGTCCGGGGGACCTGGAGGGAGGACGGAAAACAGTTGGTGGTttgctgtaatttctaaaaAGGGCTAAGACAACAGGTCTTTTTCACAGCGGAGACTTTGACacgtcatagcaggaaaaggCACAGGTGTAATTAGTAACAGTAACAATGGCTGCCTTCCACTTGAGAGAGCCAGTTCCAGAGTAGCTTACTGGGAAATCAGCAatcgttaatgttattaattaagcctgctttttcttttggttttgatttcttttaatttcttttaaaataaaactgatttataaaaatgttagttttagGATTGTATCTAAGGGTCATTTCTTGGACgataaaatggctgaaattcaTATAGTGCAGGGAGCTACCATGCAGGCTGTCGGTCTGCCTGTCAGGAGCAATTTGTGGTTCAGTGTTTTGCCCAGGGACATGTGGACCGGAGGAGCTGGGGAACTGAACCATCAACCCTGCAATcagtggacgacctgctctcCCCGATGAGCCAACACTTACATTAGGCTgattttttgaataatttaaaccCTGCACTGTTAAAGCCACCAAATGTCAATCAGTAAGAACAGTGTGAAACCTGGCAGGAATGTTGGGCCAAATGCTCCTGCATGTgtgatacataaaaaaaacagggataaaattaaaaataaatgaatatcaaAGTCCATGTCGCtcaaataatattttacaatctgcattaaaattttgcacattttagcTTCATTAAAGACATGATTTAGTTGCAAAACTGATACATTCAGTTcatcaaaacaatttaaaattgaaacCTTGTAGAAGTTCCCGTATGATTTCCTTATGTTTATCCACTTCTTTGCAAACGGAGGATATCTGATGTGGCTTACGCGGCACTGGATGTTGAGGAACTTGCTCATGTCCCAGGCCCTAGAGACGACGTACGACAAAAAGTGGCATTACAGTCAGATGAAATTCCACTGAAGGGATTATTGAAAAGATACACAAGGTTATTTTTCTCTAATTCTGCAGCAGTATTGAAGTGAAACATCATACCCATCAGTCAGGATggcatatttgtattttgttccgAGCTCTCTCTCCTGAAGCCAAGCTACAACTCGCTGAAGGACTGCTGGGAACAGGTCTGCTTCTTCAACCATTTTCTGCTcaacaaaacaagattttcttcATGTAGTGCTAAAACTCCTTTACATAATATGACCCTTATATCGAAGAAGACACTTAAACATACACTGAGCTCAACCAACCTGTGTTATTCCTGTTAACTTCACACAAAAGTCTGAGAGTTGCGGGTTCAACTCTGGTTTTACATATTCCTGAAAGGTGTCCACCtgcaaaataaattgaaaaaataaaaggaagtcGATAATTACAAAACTCACTTTGCacattaaaaagtaaacaatcCTGCCTTCATCACAAAAACAACTCACAATTTCTAAAGTGTGCGTATTGATGAGAACCATAGGGAACTCTATGATTTCATGAAGGAAGTCTGATGGATTATCCTCTTCACATGTCGCTTCAAAGTCCACCACACAGATGTAGTCATAGTAGGTGTCAGTGGGTCCTCCCTCAGCTGCAGACTGCATCAGCTTCTGCTTCTTATAGTGGCTCTTCAACCTCTTCTTCATCACGTCCTTCACTCCTCTTtataaacaaagacagaaagagtctgaaataatttttctaGGAAGTTCAGTGATTCTCAATAATTATGGCAAGACCTGTGATCCGAGCTTGAGATTTCCCCGTGCAAGTTTCATTTTAGTCATCAAATAGCCCAGGAGTccaatttctttctctccaaagtgtaaaatgttttacacattACCTTGTGTCAAGCTTCAGCTCTGCTAACTTGATTCGGAGCTCCTCCTTGGACATGCGGTTGATGTGTCCATTGGCCAAAGCGATCTCTTTGTAAACCGGATGACTGAAGTCACCGTTCGACTGAGACGGGGACACCTGAGGAGCAGACTCTGCTGCAGGGCATATCCTGCTGCCAGACTTTGCCTGAGGAGGAATGATCTCAGTCAGCATGTCTTACTTGGTGATATAATGCTTCAAATTTAGCAAATGATAATGCTATACGGAGCTAAGCAAGCTCATAGAGACAGTGGGTCTTGTCCTAAAATTCTATTGCTATTTTCTGTGAGGCTTGTTCCTATGAGTGCTCCATGTCGGATTCACCAAACTCTTTTAAGGGTGCGAATTTGTCGTAAATCGCTCATTTCAGTCAGACGAATCCCACCAGTTTTTGAGGAAGTGTGCGTTCGTGAGGTCTGATCATTGGCATAATCAACACAACTAAAATGACCATATAAGGCTGACTGTGCCGtttctttaaaaatgggaaaatttcattcacaaaagTGTCATACATGAGTcaaaagaagaatttcacatTGTCCTGCTGGCGgaaatcagcaaacaaaaacataacaaaatgtagcAGAGACATTTGTCCATTAACAATATTAGAGGAGCCAAAACAATTTCATTACTCCCAACTGTTTTACactcaatttaaaaatgcactcctgctaattctttttttttaaaatagcaaaCATAACACACCGGATATGTCATATGTAgggagcaaaaacaaaaagcaactAAAGACCCTTTAGGTCAAAATGGCAGCATTTACTGCTGGTTCTGTTTTCATGGATTATTACTAATGTTgctatttatttcattgtgtttgtctgcacCAAGTAACTAATTGTTGATTTAGAGAATTTGAATTACACACCATTACCATCACTACACCTACCTCAAACTAATACAGTCTAACACAACAACCCTTTAGTAAACTGCACAAGCAAGCTAATAAATAGCGAATAAACTGGCAACGGTATAAACTGACGGTAAACCGAATAGTTTTTCCACGGTAACTTATCTAGATATTGACATTTAAGACAGTCGGTGGGAAATGTACTGTGAAATGTGACTGTCTCAGTTCGATCAGATGTAGACGTTAGCTTGCCGCTAACACCAACCTGTTCATCTTCTCTCGCGGCAGACATCTTCACATTCACGTCCTTGGCATGGATATTCTCCTTGTGCTCGTCCATTTAAAAGCGGAGGTTTAGCCAGAACTTTTCGAAAAACAACATCAACGCGAATTTATTTAAACTGAGCTCATGACAATAACGTTACGCGCTATGCTAACACGGGCCGGCCGCGGGACAGCCAACATTCCTGTGCGACTTCGGGACGTCCGTCTACTTTTAAGACACAAAGTAAAATCCCAATTCACTAAACTGATGTTatctattttaaaattattcacaaaaaaaaccccaaaacaggTGTTATCTTCTAGCTCTGTCTTCAGCGCCACTTGCTGCTACACcaaactcttttctttctttcaggtGGACCGTTATGACGCTTTCCGGTTTGCGCCAAGACAACACCGACGCTCACTACCGCCATCTGCTGCGGCGGATGACGaggctgtattttttaatatcacCTACTTCTAACTCtgttacattttgctgtttcacTCTTATTCTCCGACCGAACACATCTGAATATTTGCTTACACGTTTCTTTACTGTGCCGCGGGTGCATTTCACTGGGCGTCGTGCTCCCTTACTGGGGGCTTAATCATTTCGTGTTTTTTCCGGGTCGAACGCCACGGTATCCCGGCATCATACCGGTCAGCAAACGCGTGTCCCGTGTTTTCATCTATTCACTGTTCAAGTTTAAAATCGCAGCCGAACACGAAAACCAACATGAACAACTACATGTTAATATGTCCAAGTCTGTGTTtctaatttactgtatttttgctCCCGTTCCTTCCGAccttctttatttttgtctcattttctctccgCATTGTATGGTCATTTATTATCccagatttgatttaaattgttattccctttcttgctctgttgtttttttttttactcgttACCTTCTAAATAAAGggggtaaaataaaatagtagtGAATGGCCTTTGACAGAAAACCtcactttattttgttactAAAACGGCATAAAGTCCTATTTAACCAGATTTGAACTCTTTCATCCAGTTTTCTCCCATGCAtgttcggtgtgtgtgtgtgtgtgtgtgtgtgtgtgtgtgtgtgtgtgtgtggtgggggtaATAAAGTGAATATTGAACTGCATTTAGGAACAGGATATCATAATGCAAAATCGATTCCCGGGAACAACTTTCCTTGCTTCGTCCACGTCTTCACGGTGTCAAACTACTTGAAAACGGCCATGACATGTTCATGAGGAATAAAACAGATGTAATTGTTTTTAACGGGAAGGAAGGGGGCGTTAAGAAATGCCAACCTGGAACACTTTCAAACATTTCTAGAGCACAGTTCGTATCTGACAGCCAGGTGTCGGTCTCGCCTTAGTTTTACTCTGTGCCCCGACTCCGTGCGCACACGCGGCGCAGTACGCGGGACTCGGTGCCGGGCGTCGGCTGGCGGAGGTAAAGGAACCCTGGCGGAGACCGGGGCAGTGTGCGGGGCGAGGAGCCGCGGGgagagaccgagagagagagaaaaaaggagcaaaacaCAGCGCCCGAATAATGAATGTAAAGGGAAAACTGGACAAAAGATCCGtgatccacaaaaaaaaacagctgggaaCGGGGACTTGCTCACTCGTTCCGTGGGTCAGGACACTTTCTGTCAGCGTAGATCTGAGGCCTCTGGGGCCGGAAGGTGTTAGTTAGGTCCCGACGCGTGTTTGTCACCAAGTCAGatcaaatcagatcagatcaaatcaaaatgtccgTCTTGACATTGATCGGTTTAAAACCACCAGACATTTATTTCGAGATGCATCTGGGATCCAGACTCATTCGGGTTCTTTCACAACTCATGTGCTGAGGCAGTCTGTTCACATCTCACACTGTCATAAAGATTCCGTTTTAAATGGCTcattctcttttagctcattttcATCTTCCGTTTTATTCATCTTCCATTTTCCTGATACATTATTTTCTTacttaaagcactttgaatgtCGTCGAAAGGCGCTTTAAGGATAAAACTGGCCTTATCAGTTCACTAAAGCGTCTTAAAATGGCGA from Xiphias gladius isolate SHS-SW01 ecotype Sanya breed wild chromosome 2, ASM1685928v1, whole genome shotgun sequence includes:
- the eri1 gene encoding 3'-5' exoribonuclease 1; this encodes MDEHKENIHAKDVNVKMSAAREDEQAKSGSRICPAAESAPQVSPSQSNGDFSHPVYKEIALANGHINRMSKEELRIKLAELKLDTRGVKDVMKKRLKSHYKKQKLMQSAAEGGPTDTYYDYICVVDFEATCEEDNPSDFLHEIIEFPMVLINTHTLEIVDTFQEYVKPELNPQLSDFCVKLTGITQKMVEEADLFPAVLQRVVAWLQERELGTKYKYAILTDGAWDMSKFLNIQCRVSHIRYPPFAKKWINIRKSYGNFYKVPRTQTKLSTMLEKLGLKYEGRPHSGLDDSRNIARIALRMLKDGCQLRVNERMHAGQLLSVPSSAPMEGAPAPRNPRSRD